GTGATCAATCACAATTGGTAATTGGGGGAACTGGTAATATTTTACCTCCACTTCCACATGTATACAATGTGGATGTTGCTACAGGAAATGTGACTGCAAATATCCAAGTAACAGACGGAGCCTTATTTCCTACTCAAGAAGTAAGATCAATTACTGCTTGTGGAAATGGTAAATTTTATTGGTTAACTCATGACTCCATTGGCTTCTTTAATCAAAATTTTTCCTTTTGTCCAAGTGGTGGAAGTGCAGTTGAGTTTCACCGCGACAACACTTATGGTTTTGGCTATAAATGTGAGAACTGGAGATATGACAATACTGGCATTAATGCCATCAGAGCGAACACCAATTTTGTATATACTCACAAAGGAAATACAATTCACAAACGTGATTTAATAACCGCAAACATTATTACTTCAGCAGCCATCCCTGGAGGCTCATTTATTGGCGGATTCGGAGGCAATCAAGTAGGAAATGCCGGCATCGACATTGATAATTGTGGAAATGTTTATGTTGGCTCAACCAATGCAGTTTTAAAATACGATGCCAACCTTGTTTTACTCGCAACCTATCCTACTACTTTTAATGTTTATGATGTGCATGTTACTTCTGGCGGAGATATTATTGCTTGTGGAACAACCGGAAATTCAGGAACCGCAATCAGAACAGGATACATCCAACAAATTACTGCTGGAGCATGTGCCGTTTTAGCTCTTACCTGCTGTAATACCGCTATTTGTACCGTCCCATCCGTTTGTTTAACAGCCGCACCATTTAACCTGACTTCCGCACAAACTGGCGGAACGTGGAGTGGAACAGGAATTACAAATGCATCCGCAGGAACATTCAGTCCTGCTGTATCAGGAGTAGGAACTTTTATAATTACATATACATTACCTTGTGGATCTGAAACCGTTTCTATTACTGTAAATCCGTGTACTGCATTAATTCTTTGTCAAGGTCCTGGAGCATTATCTGCTTCCGTTTCTGGTGGAACTGGTCCATACCAATGGCAAACATCATCCACTACGAATCCTTGTGTTGCTGGTTTAGGATTTTGTGGCGGAAGCCCATTTAGTGTTGCTGGCCCGCCAGTGACTGTATGGACAACTTTTTTCACAGGCTCAACAGCAACATTGCCAGGAACCTATCCGATTCAAATAGTTGACGCTGCTGGAACTATCTACACCATAGCCAATGCAGCTGCTTATGCTGCATTAGCTCCTTGTTCAGGGTGTCCGACCTTAACAGCAAACATAACAGCACAAGTAAATGTTGCCTGCTTTGGCGCATCTACCGGAAGCTTCAATGTTTCAACAACTGGAGGAGCAACACCATGGGATTATACATTATTAAATGGAGCTACGACTGTTGCCACATTTACAAACGTAGCAGGAACCCAAGCATTCACTGGTTTACCTGCAGGAACCTACACGTTAAACATTGTGGATAATAATGGTTGCCCTGGAACGGCTACCATTACCATTACACAGCCAGCAGCAGGAACAACAACTGCGAATGCTGGTCCGAATCAAACCGTTTGTGGAACCACTGCTACATTGGCCGGAAATACTGCTACCGTAGGAACAGGAGCTTGGTCACTTGTAAGTGGTGCAGGAACAATCACCAGCACTTCCCTACCTAATTCAGGAGTAACGGGATTAGGTGTTGGACCAAATGTATTTATGTGGACGATTTCAAATCCACCTTGCCCTTCTACAACAAGTACTGTAACAATAACAGGAGTAGCAACACCAACTGTTGCGAATGCGGGTCCGGCTCAAACAATTTGTGGAACAACTGCTACACTTGCCGGAAATACAGCCGTTGCAGGAATCGGAACATGGACATTAGTAAGTGGTGCTGGAACCATTACAACACCGTCTTCTCCTACATCCGGTATAACTGGATTGGGCGTTGGACCAAACGTATTTCAATGGTCTATTGCAAATGCGCCTTGTCCTCCTTCGACATCAACGGTTACCATTACAGGCGTTGCAGCACCAACAACAGCTAATGCAGGACCAGCTCAAACGGTTTGCGGAACCACAGCAACTCTTGCCGGAAATGCTGCTACAACAGGAACTGGAACATGGACATTGGTGAGTGGTGCAGGAACCATTACAACACCATCTTCTCCTACTTCCGGTATTACCGGCTTAGGCGTTGGTCTTAACGTGTTTCAATGGTCGATTACAAATGCCCCTTGTCCTCCATCAACATCCACGGTAACCATTACAGGTGTTGCAACACCGACCGTTGCAGCAGCCGGACCAAATCAAACATTGTGTAGTACAACTTTTACAATGGCTGGAAATGCCCCTGCAACAGGAACAGGAACATGGACCCTGGTAAGTGGAGCAGGAACAATTACAACACCTGGATCTGCTACAACAACTATTACATCTGTTGGAGCTGGAGCAAACGTATTCATGTGGACAATTTCAAATCCTCCATGTCCGAACTCAACAAGCACCGTAACCCTTACAAATACAGGTGGGCCAACAACATCTATTGCTGGTTCTCCTCAATCGGTTTGTGCAACAACTGCAACATTGGCCGGGAATACACCAACCGTTGGAACAGGTTTGTGGACTTTGGTGAGTGGAGCAGGAACAATTACAACACCTGCATCACCTACTTCTGGAGTAACCGGATTGGGTGTTGGTCCGAATGTTTTTGAATGGACCATTTCGAATCCTCCGTGTACGCCATCCACCTCTACAGTTACCATCACAGGTGTTGCTGCCCCAACAAGTTCAAATGCCGGTGCAACACAAGTTGGTTGTAGTTCAACATTCACCATGGCAGGGAATGCGCCTACCGTTGGAACGGGAACCTGGACAGTAATAAGTGGTTCAGGAACAATTACCACTCCATCTTCTCCAACAACAACCATAACAGGCGTTGGGGCAGGAACAAACGTCTTTATGTGGACCATTGATAATCCTCCTTGTCCAGCAAGCACGGATACGGTTACATTAATTAATACCGGTGGGCCAACAACATCCCTTGCGGGAACCGATCAGACGGTGTGTAATACAACGGCTACATTGGCTGGAAACACGCCTCTAACAGGAACAGGAGCATGGACTGTCATTGGTGGAACAGCAACAGTAACAACACCATCCTCTCCAACCTCCGGAGTAACCGGATTGTCTGTTGGACCAAACGTTTTTGTGTGGACAATCTCTAGTCCGCCTTGTGCACCATCTACTGACACCATCATCATTATACAAATGAATCCAGTATCTACCTCTCTCGCAGGACCAAACCAAACCATTTGTAGCAATACTGCAACACTTGCAGGAAACACTCCTGCTGTTGGAACAGGAACTTGGACCTTGGTAAGTGGTGCAGGAACAATTACAACACCGGGATCACCAACAACGACAGTAACCGGATTAGGTGCAGGAGCAAATGTGTTTATGTGGACCATTTCGAATCCACCTTGTCCGAGCTCTACAAGTACTGTCACCATTAACAATACAGGTGGGCCATCCGTTAGCACGACCTCACAAACGAATGTGGATTGCAATGGAAACAGCAGCGGAGCGGCAACGGTTGCCGGTTCCGGAGGAGCTGGGTCTTACACTTATTCATGGACAGGAGGAGCAGGAGCTAGCGCCAGTGCTACAGGTTTATCAGCGGGAAGCTATACGGTTACTATAACTGACGGTGCAGGCTGTTCAACCACAACAATCATTACTATTACACAACCTTCTCCAGTATCAGGAGTGGTAAGCACAACAACCGCAACATGCGGATTAAGCGATGGTGCTGCTGCTGTTGCTGCATCTGGAGGAACAGGCGCGTTGACATATTCTTGGTCACCGGGAGGAGCAACAACCGCTTCCATCACCGGAATTCCTTCGGGATTATATACTGTTACAATAACTGATTCATTGGGATGCGTAAGTTCGGCTTCCGGCACTGTAGGTTCTGTTGGGGGGCCTGCAGTTAATGCCGGAGCCGGAAGTACGATTGTTTCAGGAGGAACAGCCATCTTATCTGGTACCGGTAGTCCGGGTGTTACGTTTAGTTGGTCACCGGCAGCAACAGTAAGCTGCCCAACATGTGCCACCACTGTTGCATCACCAACGCAAACAACAACCTATACACTTACGGTTACCATTAACGGTTGTACATCATACGATACGGTAACCGTATTTGTTGAAATTGAATGTGGTGAATTGTTTGTGCCAAATGTTTTCTCTCCAAATGGTGATGGTAATA
This Bacteroidota bacterium DNA region includes the following protein-coding sequences:
- a CDS encoding gliding motility-associated C-terminal domain-containing protein, whose translation is MKHLAKIFTFLLLAFSVSNANASGGNPAWANKYEHSKSFIENKGQFNLPYETTDQVEFAYDNSSTRIYFTKKGLTYSFLKMWKDKEEEGEKDRDTKKPHFQDVRTLEEWKKKEAEEHKPKFIADYVTIEWENSNPNVQIVAEQKISSYFSYTFKNKTGAEVNENFLAGYEKITYKNLYPNIDVEYVFHPSEGIKYSITLHPGADPSLIKMKYDESKKLAIENGNLTIATELGKIIDHAPITFYGGNVPSVIKSNFVKTGNSISFQLDNYDNTKTVIIDPWTVTPSFTTNWDCVWECEKDGAGNVYIIGGVTPLQLIKYNSTGAIQWTYNTPYDTTSWLGTFATDNIGNSYVANGSTAAIIKVNTAGGLVWNNPSPGGLLTSTEFWSIAFNCDQSQLVIGGTGNILPPLPHVYNVDVATGNVTANIQVTDGALFPTQEVRSITACGNGKFYWLTHDSIGFFNQNFSFCPSGGSAVEFHRDNTYGFGYKCENWRYDNTGINAIRANTNFVYTHKGNTIHKRDLITANIITSAAIPGGSFIGGFGGNQVGNAGIDIDNCGNVYVGSTNAVLKYDANLVLLATYPTTFNVYDVHVTSGGDIIACGTTGNSGTAIRTGYIQQITAGACAVLALTCCNTAICTVPSVCLTAAPFNLTSAQTGGTWSGTGITNASAGTFSPAVSGVGTFIITYTLPCGSETVSITVNPCTALILCQGPGALSASVSGGTGPYQWQTSSTTNPCVAGLGFCGGSPFSVAGPPVTVWTTFFTGSTATLPGTYPIQIVDAAGTIYTIANAAAYAALAPCSGCPTLTANITAQVNVACFGASTGSFNVSTTGGATPWDYTLLNGATTVATFTNVAGTQAFTGLPAGTYTLNIVDNNGCPGTATITITQPAAGTTTANAGPNQTVCGTTATLAGNTATVGTGAWSLVSGAGTITSTSLPNSGVTGLGVGPNVFMWTISNPPCPSTTSTVTITGVATPTVANAGPAQTICGTTATLAGNTAVAGIGTWTLVSGAGTITTPSSPTSGITGLGVGPNVFQWSIANAPCPPSTSTVTITGVAAPTTANAGPAQTVCGTTATLAGNAATTGTGTWTLVSGAGTITTPSSPTSGITGLGVGLNVFQWSITNAPCPPSTSTVTITGVATPTVAAAGPNQTLCSTTFTMAGNAPATGTGTWTLVSGAGTITTPGSATTTITSVGAGANVFMWTISNPPCPNSTSTVTLTNTGGPTTSIAGSPQSVCATTATLAGNTPTVGTGLWTLVSGAGTITTPASPTSGVTGLGVGPNVFEWTISNPPCTPSTSTVTITGVAAPTSSNAGATQVGCSSTFTMAGNAPTVGTGTWTVISGSGTITTPSSPTTTITGVGAGTNVFMWTIDNPPCPASTDTVTLINTGGPTTSLAGTDQTVCNTTATLAGNTPLTGTGAWTVIGGTATVTTPSSPTSGVTGLSVGPNVFVWTISSPPCAPSTDTIIIIQMNPVSTSLAGPNQTICSNTATLAGNTPAVGTGTWTLVSGAGTITTPGSPTTTVTGLGAGANVFMWTISNPPCPSSTSTVTINNTGGPSVSTTSQTNVDCNGNSSGAATVAGSGGAGSYTYSWTGGAGASASATGLSAGSYTVTITDGAGCSTTTIITITQPSPVSGVVSTTTATCGLSDGAAAVAASGGTGALTYSWSPGGATTASITGIPSGLYTVTITDSLGCVSSASGTVGSVGGPAVNAGAGSTIVSGGTAILSGTGSPGVTFSWSPAATVSCPTCATTVASPTQTTTYTLTVTINGCTSYDTVTVFVEIECGELFVPNVFSPNGDGNNDELKVYGNCIVDFEFVVFDRWGQKVFEITDPAITWDGRFNGKMMDAAVFVYYLKGTVKGIDVSKHGNITLVK